One Bombina bombina isolate aBomBom1 chromosome 5, aBomBom1.pri, whole genome shotgun sequence DNA segment encodes these proteins:
- the RNF152 gene encoding E3 ubiquitin-protein ligase RNF152 produces the protein METLSQDSLLECQICFNYYSPRRRPKLLDCKHTCCSICLQQMRASQKDLRCPWCRGVTKLPPGYSVSQLPDDPDVVAVIAIPHTSENTPVFIKLPSNGCYMWPLPVSKERALLPGDIGCRLLPGNHQKPVTVVTMPMEQQPLQGGIPQDMAEEEHERRGVVKSSTWSGVCTVILVACVLVFLLGIVLHNMSCISKRFTVISCG, from the coding sequence ATGGAAACACTATCCCAGGATTCTCTATTGGAATGCCAGATTTGTTTCAATTACTACAGTCCAAGGAGAAGGCCAAAATTGCTTGATTGCAAACATACGTGTTGTTCAATTTGTCTACAACAAATGAGGGCTAGTCAGAAAGACCTCAGATGCCCTTGGTGTAGAGGTGTTACAAAGCTGCCCCCCGGATATTCTGTGTCACAGCTGCCAGATGACCCTGATGTTGTTGCGGTGATAGCGATTCCACATACTTCAGAAAACACTCCAGTTTTCATTAAACTACCTAGCAATGGATGTTACATGTGGCCACTGCCTGTCTCAAAGGAAAGGGCTTTGTTACCTGGTGATATTGGCTGTCGACTGTTGCCTGGAAACCACCAAAAACCAGTCACTGTAGTCACCATGCCAATGGAACAGCAGCCTTTGCAAGGTGGAATTCCACAGGATATGGCAGAAGAGGAACATGAACGAAGAGGAGTTGTTAAAAGCTCTACTTGGTCTGGAGTTTGCACTGTGATTTTGGTAGCCTGTGTATTGGTCTTCCTTCTTGGAATTGTCCTTCATAACATGTCTTGCATTTCCAAGCGCTTTACAGTAATTTCCTGTGGCTGA